A genomic stretch from Bacillus sp. N1-1 includes:
- a CDS encoding DUF1648 domain-containing protein — MEKRPRIKIDKTLIQKGFDLAALTFLFLSIVYLSLEWSGVPNRVPIHFNATGEADNWGSKTAIILFPMLGILIWGFFTVLERYPHRYNYVVKITEGNAALQYRSAVVLMRFLKNTIALLFAYLTVECVQIAKGIEEGLAWWVMPLFLTMIFSAIILYIVHSIRWR; from the coding sequence ATGGAAAAAAGACCACGAATCAAGATCGATAAGACGTTAATTCAGAAAGGGTTTGATTTGGCGGCACTTACGTTTCTTTTTCTAAGCATCGTCTATCTTTCGTTGGAATGGTCGGGAGTACCTAATCGCGTTCCCATCCATTTTAATGCGACTGGTGAAGCGGATAATTGGGGTTCAAAGACGGCGATCATTCTTTTCCCAATGCTTGGTATTTTGATCTGGGGATTTTTCACTGTTCTTGAACGTTATCCTCATAGGTATAATTATGTGGTGAAAATTACAGAGGGCAATGCAGCTCTACAATATCGAAGTGCCGTGGTACTCATGCGTTTTTTGAAAAATACGATCGCGCTTTTGTTTGCTTATTTAACAGTGGAATGTGTGCAGATTGCAAAGGGGATTGAAGAAGGTCTGGCTTGGTGGGTGATGCCTCTCTTTCTTACGATGATCTTTAGTGCGATTATTCTTTATATTGTTCATTCTATTAGATGGAGATAG
- a CDS encoding ribose-phosphate pyrophosphokinase yields MLRQEEDVKVFALNSNPELAQEIVETLGIQVGDCSVKRFSDGEIHMNVEESIRGCDTYLVQSIAGSGNDYLMELLIMIDALKRASAKTINVVLPYYGYARQDRKTGPRQPITAKLIANMLERSGATRVLTIDLHANQIEGFFNIPVDQVSGIPILAEYFEKKNFEDVVVVAPDNSSALRARKLGSLLDAPIALIDRRSYDTGEPSTVNVIGDVRGKTAIIIDDMIDTGKNVTFTSRILQENGVKEVYATFTHPVLSGHATEEIADSTIKEVVVTNTIALPEAENLEKITVLSIAPLLAEAIRIVQEKLSITQIR; encoded by the coding sequence ATGCTACGCCAGGAAGAAGATGTGAAAGTGTTTGCTTTGAACTCAAATCCTGAATTGGCTCAAGAAATTGTTGAGACGCTAGGAATTCAAGTTGGAGATTGTTCTGTTAAACGCTTTAGTGACGGTGAAATTCACATGAACGTTGAGGAAAGCATCCGTGGTTGCGATACATATTTGGTTCAATCAATCGCAGGCTCAGGAAATGATTACTTAATGGAACTTTTGATTATGATTGATGCATTAAAACGGGCATCTGCTAAAACGATTAATGTTGTTTTACCTTATTACGGGTATGCAAGACAGGATCGTAAAACAGGACCAAGACAGCCGATTACGGCAAAGTTGATTGCGAATATGTTAGAGCGTTCTGGCGCAACTCGCGTGTTAACCATTGATTTGCATGCCAATCAAATTGAAGGCTTTTTCAATATCCCAGTTGACCAGGTTTCTGGTATTCCAATCCTTGCTGAGTATTTTGAGAAAAAGAATTTTGAAGATGTTGTTGTTGTGGCACCTGATAACAGCAGTGCCCTTCGTGCTCGTAAGCTTGGATCTCTGCTTGATGCGCCAATCGCCTTAATTGATCGTCGTTCTTATGACACAGGCGAGCCTTCTACGGTAAATGTGATCGGAGACGTTCGAGGAAAAACAGCAATTATCATTGATGATATGATTGATACCGGTAAGAACGTAACGTTCACTTCACGCATTCTGCAAGAAAACGGTGTGAAAGAGGTGTACGCAACCTTTACACATCCGGTTCTTTCTGGTCATGCAACAGAGGAAATTGCGGATTCGACGATTAAAGAAGTTGTCGTCACGAATACGATTGCTCTTCCGGAAGCAGAAAATCTTGAGAAAATTACGGTTCTTTCAATCGCTCCTCTTTTGGCGGAAGCGATTCGCATTGTTCAAGAAAAGCTTTCCATTACTCAAATACGATAA
- a CDS encoding class D sortase, translated as MVKKLSILFILAGMIVTGWSGYEWWTQKSAATFQPEKAQAISRDWEETDYQQTVNQEVVQTSDVTPQMKVKTGEKIGELTIPQLGYLYPIYWGTDEQTLKQGVGMYDTDFTTLPSQTGHTALAGHRDTVFDGLDQLKKGDRLYLTLDDTTYEYQIRKTWITDEHDRSVIVEKNSPTLTLTTCYPFDYLGSAPDRYIIQASLIQIDNRSGSLSRVTPFSPHFKATKKRELSDQFPSNSYRI; from the coding sequence GTGGTTAAGAAACTCAGTATTCTATTCATTTTAGCCGGCATGATTGTAACTGGCTGGAGCGGATATGAATGGTGGACTCAGAAGAGTGCTGCTACTTTTCAACCTGAGAAAGCCCAAGCTATTTCAAGAGACTGGGAGGAAACCGATTATCAACAGACAGTGAATCAAGAAGTGGTTCAGACAAGTGACGTCACGCCACAGATGAAAGTGAAAACCGGAGAAAAAATCGGTGAACTAACGATCCCTCAATTAGGCTACCTTTACCCGATCTACTGGGGAACGGATGAACAAACGCTTAAACAGGGAGTTGGTATGTATGACACAGATTTCACAACTTTACCAAGTCAAACAGGCCACACCGCACTTGCAGGACACCGCGATACCGTTTTTGACGGTCTTGACCAACTAAAAAAAGGTGATCGTCTCTACCTTACATTAGACGATACAACGTATGAATATCAAATCCGCAAAACGTGGATTACAGACGAGCATGATCGTAGCGTCATTGTGGAAAAGAATTCCCCCACTCTCACACTCACCACGTGCTATCCGTTTGATTACCTCGGCTCTGCACCAGATCGTTATATTATTCAGGCAAGTTTAATTCAAATTGATAACAGGAGTGGCTCACTATCCAGAGTCACTCCATTTTCACCTCATTTTAAAGCTACAAAAAAAAGAGAACTGAGTGATCAGTTCCCTTCAAATTCTTATCGTATTTGA
- a CDS encoding excalibur calcium-binding domain-containing protein, giving the protein MKKLVSLLATFLLVFGFTNVGYADDDKDCKDFSSQEEAQNYYESNDPDADPSDLDRDNDGEACETHSYSGSDSSDEEAASSDDSAASDEEMTSEEDSSEVADSTEGAEMADTATSYPVYMLLGLAIVAFGSLLLLKRRVHS; this is encoded by the coding sequence ATGAAAAAGCTCGTTTCTTTATTAGCAACTTTCTTATTGGTATTTGGATTTACAAACGTAGGGTATGCAGATGATGACAAGGATTGTAAAGACTTCTCTTCTCAAGAAGAAGCGCAAAATTATTATGAAAGCAACGACCCTGATGCAGATCCGAGCGACCTTGATCGTGATAATGATGGAGAAGCTTGTGAAACTCATTCCTACAGTGGCTCCGATTCCTCTGACGAAGAAGCAGCGTCCAGCGATGATAGCGCAGCTTCCGATGAAGAAATGACAAGCGAAGAAGACAGCTCAGAAGTAGCTGACAGTACAGAAGGCGCTGAAATGGCCGATACAGCGACAAGCTATCCGGTTTATATGTTGCTTGGACTTGCCATTGTAGCATTCGGTTCTCTCCTACTTTTAAAAAGACGCGTTCATTCTTAA
- a CDS encoding Cof-type HAD-IIB family hydrolase, with protein MEKEIKLIALDMDGTLVNHDGEVSEENEAAVQRAKEKGLHVVLSTGRSLPFCRDIAEQLGHSAYLVTVNGGQIYDKELNLVDSTHLDYQLVERLWELKVKHDVYFWSSTTEGVFNTQKPFDREINDYAWLKFGFDIKDDNIRKVITDEVMANEAFEVTNSSPTNLEINPSGVNKAAALMKVCDWLDLSMENVMAVGDSMNDIAMIREAGFGVAMGNAQDRVKEAANWVTKDYTEHGVAHAIDQVLKG; from the coding sequence ATGGAAAAAGAGATCAAACTAATTGCATTAGATATGGATGGCACACTAGTCAATCATGACGGAGAGGTGTCAGAGGAAAACGAAGCTGCTGTTCAACGAGCGAAAGAAAAAGGCCTTCATGTCGTATTAAGTACAGGGCGCTCACTACCGTTCTGTCGTGATATTGCAGAACAGCTTGGTCATTCTGCTTACCTGGTTACGGTAAACGGCGGACAGATCTACGATAAGGAATTGAACCTCGTCGACAGCACGCACCTTGATTATCAGCTTGTCGAGCGTTTGTGGGAATTAAAAGTAAAGCATGACGTGTATTTCTGGTCTTCTACAACAGAAGGCGTATTCAATACGCAAAAACCATTTGATCGCGAAATCAATGACTACGCGTGGTTGAAATTTGGCTTTGATATTAAAGATGATAATATCCGCAAGGTCATTACAGATGAAGTGATGGCAAATGAGGCGTTTGAAGTGACGAATTCAAGCCCTACAAATCTTGAAATTAATCCGTCTGGCGTTAATAAAGCTGCTGCCCTCATGAAAGTTTGTGATTGGCTTGACCTTTCAATGGAGAATGTAATGGCGGTTGGAGATAGCATGAACGACATCGCGATGATCCGCGAAGCTGGTTTTGGCGTTGCAATGGGCAATGCTCAAGACCGCGTCAAAGAAGCGGCGAACTGGGTCACAAAAGACTACACCGAGCACGGCGTTGCTCACGCAATTGATCAAGTGCTGAAGGGATAA
- a CDS encoding sodium/glutamate symporter — MNPEQIGFALLYIGVFLLVGKIIRLKVKVLQNLFLPSSIIGGFVALLLGPQVLGKIMLNFVSEDHFLASGIMTNTIIEVWSALPGLMINVVFASLFLGATMPKLRDIWTFGGPQLAFGWAIGWGQYVIGLLVAIFILTPFFDIPAMAGALIEVAFEGGHGTAAGMASTFEELGFEEAFDLAIGLATVGVLSGVVFGIILINWAVRRGKTKVIKDVNGFSDLRKQGIMEYQNREPAGKMTTRPESIEPLSFHLAIVMIAILIGWLILQGLIGLESITITNWTGSSFMKYIPLFPIAMFGGIILQVFFSKKDKYNLVDRRMINRIQGLALDVLIITAIATVSLDVIGEYLVPFLILAVAGISWNLFGFLMLAPKIIPDYWFERGIGDFGQSMGVTATGLLLMRIVDPDNESPAFEAFGYKQLVYEPFLGGGLVTALSVPFIVQFGAVAGLIFAVVMVILGIVSGIYYFGKGKHIKNN, encoded by the coding sequence ATGAATCCAGAACAAATCGGATTCGCATTGTTGTATATTGGTGTTTTCCTACTTGTAGGAAAAATCATTCGTTTAAAAGTAAAGGTGTTACAGAACTTATTTCTCCCATCATCCATTATTGGAGGGTTTGTCGCGCTGCTTCTCGGCCCACAAGTGCTCGGGAAGATTATGTTAAATTTCGTTTCGGAAGATCATTTTCTTGCGAGTGGAATTATGACAAATACAATTATAGAAGTATGGTCTGCGTTACCAGGGTTAATGATTAACGTTGTCTTTGCCTCACTATTTCTTGGCGCAACGATGCCGAAGCTTCGTGATATATGGACGTTCGGTGGACCTCAGCTAGCATTCGGCTGGGCCATTGGCTGGGGCCAATATGTAATCGGGCTACTCGTAGCCATTTTTATTCTTACACCGTTTTTCGATATTCCAGCGATGGCTGGGGCATTGATTGAAGTTGCGTTTGAAGGTGGACACGGTACCGCAGCAGGGATGGCAAGTACGTTTGAAGAGCTTGGCTTTGAAGAAGCTTTTGACCTTGCGATCGGTCTTGCGACAGTAGGTGTTCTTTCTGGTGTTGTTTTCGGTATTATTCTCATTAACTGGGCAGTACGTCGAGGCAAAACGAAGGTGATCAAAGACGTGAACGGCTTTTCCGACCTTCGTAAACAGGGAATCATGGAATACCAAAATCGTGAACCAGCAGGTAAAATGACGACTCGTCCTGAGTCGATTGAACCGCTCTCGTTTCACCTCGCTATTGTTATGATTGCGATTTTAATCGGTTGGTTGATCCTTCAGGGGTTAATCGGACTAGAGAGCATCACGATCACAAACTGGACTGGCTCAAGCTTTATGAAGTATATCCCGCTCTTCCCGATCGCGATGTTCGGAGGGATTATTCTTCAAGTCTTCTTCAGCAAAAAAGATAAATACAACCTTGTCGATCGTCGTATGATCAATCGAATTCAAGGACTTGCGCTTGATGTGTTAATCATCACTGCTATCGCGACGGTGTCGCTCGACGTGATTGGTGAATACCTTGTGCCATTCCTCATTCTTGCGGTTGCAGGAATCAGCTGGAATTTATTCGGCTTCCTAATGCTTGCACCGAAGATCATTCCTGACTACTGGTTTGAACGAGGCATTGGTGACTTTGGTCAATCGATGGGTGTGACGGCAACTGGCTTGCTTCTTATGCGTATCGTTGATCCTGATAATGAATCGCCTGCATTTGAAGCGTTTGGTTACAAACAGCTTGTTTATGAACCATTCCTAGGAGGAGGGTTAGTTACGGCATTATCCGTTCCGTTTATCGTGCAGTTCGGTGCGGTAGCAGGACTAATCTTCGCTGTGGTCATGGTTATACTCGGGATTGTATCGGGTATTTATTATTTCGGTAAAGGAAAGCATATTAAAAATAACTAA
- a CDS encoding nuclear transport factor 2 family protein — protein MATAKENFLRAFNEAFISGDRDVVLASVTDDVQWHLIGMEKIEGKAAFEKAWNRMPPQDEAKLTIDAIITHGVTAAVEGKIQVGEKTYAFCDTYRFNQFKDGIIKQIHSFIIEEREGI, from the coding sequence ATGGCGACAGCAAAGGAAAACTTTCTAAGGGCGTTCAATGAAGCTTTTATTAGCGGCGATCGTGACGTTGTGCTCGCGAGTGTGACGGATGATGTCCAATGGCATCTGATTGGTATGGAGAAGATCGAAGGGAAGGCCGCATTTGAAAAGGCATGGAATCGTATGCCTCCACAAGATGAAGCGAAACTTACGATCGATGCAATCATCACCCATGGTGTTACTGCAGCAGTGGAAGGGAAAATTCAGGTGGGTGAAAAAACCTACGCCTTTTGCGATACGTATCGTTTTAATCAATTTAAAGATGGGATAATTAAGCAAATTCATTCTTTTATCATTGAAGAGCGGGAGGGGATCTGA
- a CDS encoding IDEAL domain-containing protein produces MENRKVYQNQISEKRQEMVAQLLEHINASSIEQKQAILKKEIDQALDCRDRETFMQLTDRLNSLT; encoded by the coding sequence ATGGAGAATCGAAAAGTCTACCAAAATCAGATTTCGGAAAAGAGACAGGAAATGGTCGCGCAACTACTCGAACACATCAATGCTTCCAGTATCGAACAAAAACAAGCTATATTAAAAAAAGAAATTGACCAGGCACTCGATTGTCGCGACCGTGAAACGTTTATGCAGTTAACTGATCGTCTTAATTCACTCACATAA
- a CDS encoding DUF4352 domain-containing protein, translating to MKHVLIILCTASLFLGGCANNANQQAGSQTENTTTVTKEDETNADQNENKGLIDSPQAPDDSSLTEVGQTYQDADGSITLKASSDFNEKTTIGDVELTVSDVKVMAYAPSPDLIDFFHGYSNDETEFNYVKIRIHVKNTSDKTVNFAPVSTLETSDGEKKGFDDDFYLENLYGDYASGEEKTGQLGFVLNTTDLEQLNAITIQTSDVFDKKEETLTKGQSITVPF from the coding sequence ATGAAGCACGTACTGATCATCCTATGTACTGCCTCTCTTTTTCTTGGGGGGTGCGCTAACAATGCGAACCAACAAGCTGGTTCACAAACAGAGAACACGACAACCGTGACAAAAGAAGATGAAACAAATGCAGATCAAAACGAAAACAAAGGATTAATCGATAGTCCACAGGCACCTGATGACAGCTCACTAACTGAAGTTGGCCAAACTTATCAGGATGCGGACGGCTCTATTACGTTAAAAGCAAGCTCTGACTTTAACGAAAAAACGACGATTGGGGATGTTGAGTTAACCGTTTCAGATGTGAAGGTAATGGCATATGCGCCCTCCCCTGACTTAATCGATTTCTTTCATGGCTATTCCAACGATGAAACGGAATTTAACTATGTAAAGATTCGCATCCATGTAAAGAACACGTCGGATAAAACAGTCAACTTTGCTCCAGTTTCAACGCTTGAAACGAGTGACGGTGAGAAGAAAGGATTCGATGATGACTTTTATCTAGAGAACCTTTACGGAGATTACGCATCTGGTGAAGAAAAAACCGGGCAACTTGGCTTTGTTCTAAATACGACTGACCTAGAGCAACTGAATGCCATAACAATTCAAACAAGTGATGTGTTCGATAAAAAGGAAGAAACGCTCACGAAGGGCCAATCGATCACCGTCCCTTTTTAA
- a CDS encoding alkaline phosphatase has translation MSRGELKLFTKNAKKKLIPFAVISSLAVAGFAGIGTDTEAKSEKSKNPKNEIENVIFLIGDGMGPGYTTAYRSFMDDKTTPYMEKTAFDESLVGAQETYSWDPEESVTDSAAAGTAMAAGIKTYNGAISVDMDKNEVKTVLEEAKEKNKATGLVSTSQINHATPASFGAHDESRNNYNDIADDYYDEMINGEHKVDVLLGGGTSYFERSDRNLTEEFQNDGYSYVTSKDELAQDDNEQILGLFAPKGMDKAIDRTEDAPSLEEMTDAALERLNDDKDGFFLMVEGSQIDWAGHDNDVVAAMSEMEDFEKAYEAAIEFAKKDKHTLVVTTADHSTGGFAMGRDGEYKWDPAPLKAAKKTPDYMAAQIAEGADVEKTLTENIDLDLTSEEIASVEKATETGDVVEIDNAIEKIFDIRSGTGWTTGGHTGVDVNVYAYGPQSEKFAGLHDNNETGQLVMDLLNAKQEKDHGKKDDDHKKDK, from the coding sequence ATGAGCCGGGGGGAACTAAAATTGTTTACGAAAAATGCAAAAAAGAAGCTTATTCCATTCGCTGTGATTTCATCACTAGCTGTAGCAGGTTTTGCAGGAATTGGTACTGACACAGAAGCAAAATCCGAAAAAAGTAAAAACCCTAAAAATGAAATCGAGAACGTCATTTTCTTAATTGGTGACGGCATGGGACCGGGCTATACAACGGCGTACCGTTCTTTTATGGATGACAAAACTACGCCTTATATGGAAAAGACAGCTTTCGATGAATCTCTCGTTGGCGCTCAAGAAACCTATTCATGGGATCCAGAAGAGAGTGTAACGGACTCGGCGGCAGCGGGTACGGCTATGGCAGCTGGAATCAAAACTTACAACGGCGCGATCTCTGTTGATATGGATAAAAATGAAGTTAAGACAGTTCTTGAAGAAGCAAAAGAAAAGAACAAGGCTACTGGACTTGTTTCTACTTCTCAAATTAATCATGCAACGCCAGCATCATTCGGTGCTCATGATGAATCGCGGAATAACTACAATGACATTGCAGACGATTATTATGATGAGATGATCAATGGAGAGCATAAAGTGGACGTATTGCTTGGCGGAGGAACTTCTTACTTCGAGCGCTCGGATCGCAACCTAACAGAAGAATTTCAAAATGACGGCTACAGCTATGTCACTTCAAAGGACGAGCTAGCACAAGACGATAACGAACAAATCCTTGGCCTGTTTGCACCTAAAGGCATGGACAAAGCGATTGATCGTACGGAAGATGCTCCCTCTCTTGAAGAAATGACTGACGCTGCTCTTGAGCGCCTAAATGACGATAAAGACGGCTTCTTCCTTATGGTCGAAGGTAGCCAAATTGACTGGGCTGGTCATGATAACGATGTGGTTGCGGCAATGAGTGAGATGGAAGATTTCGAGAAAGCTTATGAAGCGGCGATTGAATTTGCGAAAAAGGACAAGCATACGCTCGTAGTCACAACAGCTGACCACTCTACCGGTGGCTTTGCGATGGGCCGCGACGGAGAATACAAGTGGGATCCAGCTCCACTTAAAGCAGCCAAAAAGACACCTGATTACATGGCAGCACAGATTGCTGAAGGTGCAGATGTGGAAAAAACACTTACTGAAAACATCGATCTTGATTTAACATCTGAGGAAATCGCGTCTGTCGAAAAAGCGACTGAAACAGGCGACGTGGTTGAAATTGATAATGCGATTGAAAAGATCTTTGACATCCGCTCAGGAACTGGCTGGACAACTGGCGGACATACAGGTGTTGACGTGAATGTCTATGCGTACGGCCCACAATCCGAAAAGTTCGCCGGCCTTCATGATAACAATGAAACAGGTCAATTGGTGATGGATCTTCTTAACGCAAAACAAGAAAAAGATCATGGGAAAAAGGACGATGATCACAAAAAAGACAAGTAA
- a CDS encoding acetamidase/formamidase family protein: MDLVMNDSVIYDFNKTHKPVKIVPSGTSVQIVTYDCFENQLQTEEDEITGIDWNRVNPATGPIYVKDALPGDVLKVSIEKIEIGDQGVMVVGPDLGVMGHRLKEMESKMIPIQDGVARFNDISIPLNPMIGVIGVAPEGDGVSCGTPGAHGGNMDNKMIKEGAVLYFPVFAEGALFGLGDFHAAMGDGEVSVSGIEVPGKATVKLEVIKGESLVQPMLENAEVVTQIASAATLDKAVTLATELMVDRVVEKSGMSVSEATMLMSAIGQVEVCQVVDPLLTARFVVPKWLEQQLGVRLI; this comes from the coding sequence TTGGACTTAGTTATGAATGATTCAGTAATCTATGATTTTAACAAAACTCATAAGCCTGTGAAGATTGTACCATCAGGAACTAGCGTTCAAATTGTGACGTATGACTGTTTTGAGAATCAGCTTCAAACGGAGGAAGATGAGATTACGGGAATAGATTGGAACCGAGTTAATCCTGCAACTGGCCCAATCTATGTGAAGGATGCACTACCTGGAGATGTATTAAAAGTTTCGATTGAAAAGATTGAAATTGGGGATCAGGGCGTCATGGTCGTTGGGCCGGATCTTGGGGTTATGGGACATCGTTTAAAAGAAATGGAGTCAAAGATGATTCCAATTCAAGATGGGGTTGCTCGTTTTAATGATATTAGCATTCCGTTAAATCCGATGATTGGTGTGATTGGCGTAGCACCAGAAGGCGATGGTGTTTCATGCGGCACACCTGGTGCGCACGGCGGAAATATGGATAATAAGATGATCAAGGAGGGAGCAGTGCTCTATTTTCCAGTGTTTGCGGAAGGAGCTCTGTTCGGATTAGGTGATTTTCATGCAGCGATGGGGGACGGTGAAGTGAGCGTTTCAGGAATTGAAGTCCCTGGTAAAGCAACGGTGAAGCTTGAAGTGATCAAGGGGGAGTCACTCGTTCAACCGATGCTAGAAAACGCTGAAGTTGTTACCCAAATTGCTTCAGCTGCCACGCTTGATAAAGCGGTAACACTTGCAACCGAGCTAATGGTCGATCGCGTTGTGGAGAAAAGCGGAATGTCTGTTAGTGAAGCAACCATGCTTATGAGTGCAATTGGACAGGTTGAAGTGTGTCAGGTAGTGGATCCACTTCTAACGGCAAGATTCGTTGTACCAAAATGGTTAGAGCAGCAGCTAGGCGTACGCCTTATCTGA
- a CDS encoding Gfo/Idh/MocA family oxidoreductase: protein MIRFGVIGTNKITDNFLEGATELSDFKLTAVYSRTEEKAQAFAEKHGAEATFTSLQEMANSAPIDAVYIASPNSLHAEQSIIFMNAGKHVLCEKPMASNKHEVLQMVETATRNGVLLMEAMKSTVMPNMQMVRENLHKIGQIRRFVANYGQYSSRYDAYKEGTVLNAFNPKFSNGSLMDIGVYGVYPVVSMLGMPQSIKAEGVMLESGVDGEGSILLGYEDKEAVIMFSKITDSHLPSEIQGENGSILIDKIGSPMDVKIHYRDGSIEDLSQSQSHTMMYEAKEFIELIQAGKDHSSINSHENSLNSIEVIDEARKQIGVVFPADHQ from the coding sequence ATGATTCGTTTTGGAGTTATTGGAACAAATAAGATTACGGATAATTTTCTTGAGGGGGCGACTGAGCTTAGCGATTTTAAGCTTACGGCGGTCTACTCTCGAACAGAAGAAAAGGCGCAGGCATTTGCTGAGAAGCATGGTGCAGAGGCGACGTTCACGAGTCTTCAGGAAATGGCGAATAGCGCGCCCATTGATGCAGTCTACATTGCGAGTCCCAACTCGTTACATGCAGAACAATCAATCATTTTCATGAACGCTGGGAAGCACGTGCTTTGTGAGAAGCCGATGGCGTCAAATAAACATGAAGTCTTACAAATGGTCGAGACTGCCACGCGTAACGGCGTTCTTTTGATGGAAGCCATGAAATCCACCGTGATGCCGAACATGCAGATGGTGCGAGAGAATTTGCATAAAATCGGTCAAATTCGTCGCTTTGTTGCGAATTACGGCCAGTATTCGTCGCGTTATGATGCTTATAAAGAAGGAACGGTGCTAAATGCATTTAACCCTAAGTTTTCAAATGGGTCACTGATGGATATCGGCGTATATGGCGTTTATCCTGTCGTATCCATGCTTGGCATGCCGCAGTCGATTAAGGCAGAAGGCGTCATGCTAGAGTCGGGCGTTGATGGAGAAGGCAGTATTTTACTTGGGTATGAAGACAAAGAAGCGGTGATTATGTTTTCAAAAATCACAGATTCTCATCTTCCATCCGAAATTCAAGGGGAGAACGGGAGTATCCTCATCGACAAGATCGGTTCACCGATGGATGTGAAAATCCATTATCGAGATGGATCGATTGAAGACCTGTCGCAGTCGCAATCCCATACGATGATGTATGAAGCGAAGGAGTTTATTGAATTAATCCAGGCTGGTAAGGATCATTCTTCTATCAACTCACATGAAAATTCTCTAAATTCCATTGAAGTCATAGATGAAGCACGGAAGCAAATTGGGGTCGTTTTTCCAGCCGATCACCAATAA